A genomic window from Aquila chrysaetos chrysaetos chromosome 9, bAquChr1.4, whole genome shotgun sequence includes:
- the CLDN5 gene encoding claudin-5 — MTSAALEILGLGLGILGWVGVILACGLPMWQVSAFIDVNIVVAQTIWEGLWMNCVVQSTGQMQCKVYDSILALPPEVQAGRALTVIVALLGLVALMVTVVGAQCTNCIRPGKMKSRIVIAGGAIYILCGVLVLVPLCWFANIVISDFYDPTVPPSQKREMGAALYIGWAATALLLFGGCLICCCSCSQRDETSFPVKYSAPRRPTSNGEYDKKNYV, encoded by the coding sequence aTGACTTCGGCGGCGCTGGAGATTTTGGGACTGGGGCTGGGCATCCTGGGCTGGGTGGGAGTGATCCTGGCCTGCGGGCTGCCCATGTGGCAGGTGTCGGCCTTCATCGACGTGAACATCGTGGTGGCGCAGACCATCTGGGAGGGGCTGTGGATGAACTGCGTGGTGCAGAGCACGGGGCAGATGCAGTGCAAGGTGTACGACTCCATCCTGGCGCTGCCGCCCGAGGTGCAGGCGGGCCGGGCGCTCACCGTCATCGTGgcgctgctggggctggtggcccTGATGGTGACCGTGGTGGGCGCGCAGTGCACCAACTGCATCCGGCCCGGCAAGATGAAGTCCCGCATCGTGATCGCCGGCGGGGCCATCTACATCCTCTGCGGGGTCCTGGTCCTCGTCCCGCTCTGCTGGTTCGCCAACATCGTCATCAGCGACTTCTACGACCCCACCGTGCCGCCGTCCCAGAAGCGGGAGATGGGGGCCGCGCTCTACATCGGCTGGGCGGCCACGGCCCTGCTGCTCTTCGGGGGCTGcctcatctgctgctgctcctgctcccagcgCGACGAGACCTCCTTCCCCGTCAAGTACTCGGCGCCGCGGCGGCCCACCTCCAACGGCGAGTACGACAAGAAGAACTACGTCTGA